A genomic segment from Psychrobacter arcticus 273-4 encodes:
- the recG gene encoding ATP-dependent DNA helicase RecG — translation MPTSLSPMSAHSSDSVLDSAAKHASSDKAASALDLPVTALAGVGPKVVEQLTQLGINRIFDLLLHLPRDYEDRSRLVSIGDVGHGQAALITGRVVHVDTNRSGMTVIVDDDTGTISLRFFKVYRGLAQTMSVGTHLQLFGEVKVSRYGKQIHHPEYQIISSNEAIVNTGLEPIYPSVKGLHQNKLRTLIKLALQTVRSQGLPMTLFTPEDFSVVADLPLAPFELAKLSVAETDYPEDIFSTLARSVPDNSFSDSSFSDSSVSDSSNNSVNRAESSIYHSQNNTNNNANLDAMSMANNVYNLTIFEALVLLHTPPTYTDTGRQYQLLTQLSARTHAACQRLIIEELTAHQLSLLYRRQQLHKHKAPKCAVQSPLADKLFGALPFDLTGAQKRVMQDITADMATSIPMLRLVQGDVGAGKTLVAAGAAGYALDSGWQVAVMAPTEILAEQHLVNFKNWFEPLGIGVGWLAGKQTAKQRREALEAVSENTVQIVVGTHALFQEQVKFAKLGLVIIDEQHRFGVEQRMALTNKGVAGSTPHQLIMTATPIPRTLAMSVYGDMDTSIIDELPPGRTPITTVTIDRNRRNDVIERIAVNCEAGRQAYWVCSLVEESSVLDAQAAEATYEDLSERLDIRIGLVHGKMKGADKQAIMQAFKAGQLDLLIATTVIEVGVDVPNASLMVIENAERLGLSQLHQLRGRVGRGSTKSYCVLLYQKPLSETGTERLNVLRDSTDGFVIAQKDLELRGPGELLGKRQTGNVGYYLADLIRDEQLFAIAQRLAKHLIADPARKIDVSQLIHRWMPEASRYTNA, via the coding sequence ATGCCCACATCGCTTAGCCCTATGTCAGCTCATTCATCAGATTCTGTGTTGGACAGTGCAGCAAAACATGCAAGCTCTGATAAGGCCGCCTCGGCACTTGATTTACCAGTGACGGCGCTGGCCGGTGTGGGTCCAAAAGTAGTAGAGCAATTGACCCAGCTGGGTATCAATCGTATCTTTGATTTGTTGCTGCATCTGCCACGTGATTACGAAGATCGCAGTCGCTTGGTATCAATAGGCGATGTTGGTCACGGGCAAGCGGCTTTAATTACAGGGCGAGTAGTACATGTCGATACCAATCGTAGTGGCATGACAGTGATAGTAGATGATGATACCGGTACGATATCGCTACGCTTTTTTAAGGTCTATCGCGGTCTTGCGCAAACAATGAGTGTCGGCACACATCTGCAACTGTTTGGCGAAGTCAAAGTCAGCCGCTATGGCAAGCAGATACATCATCCTGAATATCAGATTATCAGTAGTAATGAAGCCATCGTAAACACGGGTTTAGAGCCGATTTATCCCAGTGTCAAAGGTTTACATCAAAACAAGCTGCGCACCTTAATCAAGCTTGCGCTGCAAACGGTTCGCAGTCAGGGTTTGCCGATGACCTTGTTTACGCCTGAGGATTTTTCAGTGGTGGCAGATTTGCCATTAGCGCCTTTTGAACTTGCTAAATTGTCCGTTGCAGAAACCGATTATCCAGAAGATATATTCTCCACACTCGCACGTAGTGTGCCTGACAATAGTTTTAGTGATAGCAGTTTTAGTGATAGCAGTGTTAGTGATAGCAGTAATAACAGCGTCAATAGAGCTGAGTCCTCTATTTATCATAGTCAAAATAATACCAATAATAATGCCAATTTAGACGCTATGAGCATGGCTAATAATGTCTATAACCTGACGATATTTGAAGCGTTGGTCTTACTGCATACGCCGCCCACTTATACTGACACTGGTCGACAATATCAGCTGCTGACGCAATTAAGCGCCCGCACGCATGCTGCCTGTCAACGTTTAATCATTGAGGAGTTAACCGCTCACCAGCTCAGCTTATTATATCGTCGTCAGCAATTACATAAGCATAAAGCGCCAAAATGTGCTGTCCAAAGTCCATTGGCAGATAAATTATTTGGTGCGCTGCCATTTGACTTAACGGGTGCGCAGAAAAGGGTGATGCAGGATATTACCGCTGATATGGCGACCTCGATACCGATGCTTAGGTTGGTACAAGGCGATGTCGGCGCTGGTAAAACATTGGTTGCAGCGGGCGCGGCGGGTTATGCACTAGATAGTGGCTGGCAAGTCGCTGTCATGGCACCGACGGAGATTTTAGCAGAACAGCATTTGGTTAATTTCAAAAACTGGTTTGAGCCGTTAGGTATTGGCGTTGGCTGGCTTGCTGGTAAGCAAACGGCGAAGCAGCGCCGCGAAGCGTTAGAGGCGGTGAGCGAGAATACCGTACAAATCGTTGTTGGAACACATGCCTTATTCCAAGAGCAGGTAAAATTTGCCAAATTGGGACTGGTCATTATCGATGAACAGCATCGCTTTGGTGTCGAACAACGTATGGCGTTGACCAATAAAGGCGTGGCTGGCAGCACGCCGCACCAGCTGATTATGACCGCAACACCGATCCCGCGCACGCTGGCGATGAGTGTCTATGGCGATATGGATACTTCTATTATCGATGAGTTGCCACCAGGGCGCACACCGATTACTACCGTAACGATTGACCGCAACCGCCGTAACGACGTGATCGAACGCATTGCGGTCAATTGTGAAGCTGGCAGACAAGCGTATTGGGTATGCTCGCTGGTGGAGGAATCGAGCGTGCTAGATGCGCAAGCTGCCGAGGCGACTTATGAAGATTTGAGTGAGCGCTTAGATATCCGTATTGGGTTGGTGCATGGCAAAATGAAAGGTGCTGATAAACAAGCCATTATGCAAGCGTTTAAAGCTGGGCAACTTGATTTGTTGATAGCCACCACAGTAATCGAAGTGGGTGTCGATGTGCCAAATGCTTCACTTATGGTTATTGAAAATGCAGAGCGCTTGGGTCTGTCGCAATTGCACCAGTTACGCGGGCGCGTCGGACGTGGTTCAACCAAAAGCTATTGCGTGCTGCTGTACCAGAAACCCTTATCGGAGACAGGTACTGAACGCTTAAATGTATTGCGTGATAGTACCGATGGTTTTGTGATTGCACAAAAAGATTTAGAGCTGCGAGGCCCTGGTGAGCTGCTTGGCAAACGTCAAACGGGTAACGTTGGTTATTATTTGGCAGATCTTATTCGAGACGAGCAGTTATTTGCCATTGCGCAGCGTTTGGCGAAGCATTTGATCGCAGATCCTGCACGAAAAATCGATGTCAGCCAACTTATCCATCGCTGGATGCCAGAGGCCAGTCGCTATACCAATGCCTAA
- a CDS encoding efflux RND transporter periplasmic adaptor subunit: MSDLQDLNDKQVSNPTPEPELPPYRNPDMPKHKPSSKLPVWLLPVLVAVLVIGVLLGKYWGGNDSTTDESTVIAGTQSNMAPTNVDNDQAVLSVETVQPSQDSVGNTLTADGTISAKDIANVSAKINGVAIERVLVEEGSRVKAGQVLAIFDTDAMEQQVLQAEADVAEAEATLANASADAARVLPLIDIDAISKQEADRYRTSRIRAAAALQASKARLSNQRLTLENAKVVAPVSGVISDKIAEVGMVAGGEPLFTIIKGGILEWRADIDPKLIGDVNLGTPVKVSLPRDQSVMGQVSRIAPTADNNRQITIYASLDANSAARAGMYQTGEFLLGSERMQTVPNSVVVSNDGYDYVMLVTDIKTQNDKTVGRIQQQRVTLGDRIGDSVVLAEPLPNDIRLVKQGGSFLNDGDLVRIVENRAVQATP; the protein is encoded by the coding sequence ATGAGTGATCTGCAAGACCTTAATGATAAGCAAGTGTCTAATCCTACACCTGAGCCTGAGCTGCCGCCTTATCGCAATCCTGATATGCCCAAGCATAAACCTTCGTCAAAGCTGCCTGTGTGGCTATTGCCTGTGCTGGTAGCAGTGCTGGTTATTGGTGTGCTGCTAGGAAAGTATTGGGGTGGTAATGACTCGACTACAGATGAGTCAACCGTTATCGCTGGGACTCAAAGTAATATGGCGCCTACTAATGTAGACAATGACCAAGCTGTCTTGTCAGTTGAAACAGTGCAGCCTAGTCAAGATAGTGTCGGCAACACGCTAACAGCTGACGGTACGATTAGTGCCAAAGATATTGCAAATGTCAGTGCTAAGATCAATGGGGTAGCGATTGAACGGGTATTGGTTGAAGAAGGTTCGCGTGTTAAAGCCGGTCAAGTTTTAGCGATATTTGATACCGATGCCATGGAGCAACAGGTCTTGCAAGCAGAAGCAGATGTGGCCGAAGCCGAAGCTACGCTTGCTAATGCCAGCGCGGATGCGGCACGTGTGCTACCGCTAATTGATATAGATGCCATTAGTAAACAAGAAGCGGACCGTTACCGTACTTCAAGAATACGCGCAGCAGCTGCCTTGCAAGCATCAAAAGCTCGCCTAAGCAATCAGCGCTTAACCCTTGAGAATGCTAAAGTCGTTGCGCCAGTGAGTGGGGTAATCAGTGACAAGATAGCTGAGGTCGGTATGGTCGCAGGTGGTGAGCCACTATTTACGATTATTAAAGGTGGTATTTTAGAGTGGCGTGCTGATATCGATCCCAAGTTAATCGGTGATGTAAACCTTGGTACGCCTGTTAAAGTCAGCTTGCCAAGGGATCAGTCGGTGATGGGGCAGGTGAGTCGTATCGCTCCGACAGCGGATAATAACCGGCAAATTACTATCTATGCGAGCTTAGATGCTAATTCTGCAGCGCGTGCGGGTATGTATCAAACCGGTGAGTTTTTGCTCGGTAGCGAGCGCATGCAAACGGTGCCCAATAGCGTCGTTGTCAGCAATGACGGCTATGATTATGTGATGCTAGTGACGGATATCAAAACCCAGAATGACAAAACGGTTGGACGTATTCAACAGCAGCGCGTGACCCTAGGAGATCGTATTGGGGACAGTGTCGTACTTGCAGAGCCTTTGCCAAACGATATTAGATTGGTCAAGCAAGGCGGTAGTTTTTTAAATGATGGTGACTTGGTACGCATTGTGGAAAATAGAGCTGTGCAGGCAACACCATGA